Part of the Aquificaceae bacterium genome is shown below.
CACTCTGCATGCATAAAGGCTTTGAACTCTGGGGGTATTCCCTGCTTGCCCTTTTACAGTCTTTAAAACAGGCAGGGCTTGACATACCAAGGGAAGTGGAAAGATGCGCTAAGAGCCTTGACCTGTATTACATACCAACGAGATATCCCAATGGTCTGCCTGCAGGCAAACCCTCTGACTATTACACAGAGGAAGAGGCACGGGAGGCAATAGATGCGTGCAATAA
Proteins encoded:
- a CDS encoding HEPN domain-containing protein, with the translated sequence MNRWKDWWEQALRDEALCMHKGFELWGYSLLALLQSLKQAGLDIPREVERCAKSLDLYYIPTRYPNGLPAGKPSDYYTEEEAREAIDACNNILQWCKAHIHKEG